Proteins encoded by one window of Orbaceae bacterium BiB:
- a CDS encoding FUSC family protein: MFFNRLTFSPIITRPIMYYGICLAFSSWFAFFIAIMLNLPNPYWAAMPAWVIFQPTRGLLLERAVYRFLGTFIGAAIGFSILLIPLHPIIQLVIFTLLIGVTTASSHVFRGTIAYGFFTTGLTMAIVIIPSIIWPSDTMDLAISRVACTFIGCIVVTIILALFVPKFPIRSFYQKIHLLTSDVVFYANQVVTARSKEECHDIEQTLLASINDINDNAAIAAAGSIHKNRKLRYIDAIIAASLDVMAASRAILTRNLRENVLPAEFSDDLLELSKQISRKQPFSLEDTYFFTKWQLESPELTSEIKRLIYTIEQLIAAEDALVNNIEKHKDFIANNYTSTLLLPHRDWRMAINIALITSFIVFTVSLCCYFNPSRIAEQVASGIGIFAIVFGSFPLPQNNARNLFIGVSSGVIVAIIYRFFVQPYVDDTFWLLLTIIPFLLFGGICRAHPKTAIPAIDANMAFLFAGHIGMGASDAFSVLSADFIYVLSAGIISGMFILLPRKPDKQALNAILSIQRDLDRIIAAQDAVNKNWYEQSTRQLLRLMLHLSRAGKVGDSAPNGLLSTLNVGYSITMLHAKLEQPKLDHTSYIQIKTILYILSLKPKGNLTIINEINKQIQHIENDQLRRIAEMLVDSLNESQPFFNYIRELKKKMA; the protein is encoded by the coding sequence ATGTTTTTTAATCGCCTTACATTCTCGCCAATTATTACTCGACCTATTATGTATTATGGGATATGTCTTGCCTTTTCATCATGGTTCGCGTTTTTTATTGCTATTATGCTCAATTTACCTAATCCGTATTGGGCGGCTATGCCTGCTTGGGTAATATTTCAGCCAACAAGAGGTTTACTGCTAGAGCGTGCGGTTTATCGCTTCTTAGGAACATTTATTGGTGCAGCAATCGGTTTTTCGATTCTATTGATTCCATTACATCCTATAATACAACTGGTTATTTTTACGCTATTAATTGGTGTAACAACGGCTTCATCTCATGTATTTAGAGGAACGATCGCTTACGGTTTTTTCACAACAGGACTAACGATGGCAATCGTCATCATTCCATCGATTATCTGGCCAAGTGATACAATGGATCTAGCGATTTCTCGAGTCGCTTGTACGTTTATTGGTTGTATTGTGGTTACCATCATTTTAGCGCTATTCGTACCTAAATTTCCAATACGTTCGTTTTATCAAAAAATTCATCTATTAACCAGTGATGTGGTTTTTTATGCGAATCAGGTTGTTACTGCTCGCTCTAAAGAAGAGTGTCATGATATAGAACAGACTTTACTTGCCAGCATTAATGACATTAATGATAATGCCGCTATTGCAGCAGCTGGTTCAATTCATAAGAACCGCAAACTGCGCTATATCGATGCCATTATTGCCGCTTCTCTGGATGTCATGGCGGCAAGTCGAGCTATTTTAACTCGTAATTTACGTGAAAATGTCTTACCAGCTGAGTTTAGTGACGATCTACTTGAGTTATCTAAACAGATTAGTCGTAAGCAGCCATTCTCTCTTGAAGATACCTATTTTTTCACTAAATGGCAGCTTGAATCACCAGAACTAACATCAGAAATTAAACGTTTAATTTATACCATTGAACAGCTAATTGCTGCCGAAGATGCGTTAGTCAATAATATTGAAAAACATAAAGATTTTATTGCCAATAATTATACGTCAACACTATTATTACCCCATCGCGACTGGCGCATGGCGATTAATATTGCCCTTATTACTAGTTTTATTGTATTTACTGTATCACTCTGTTGCTATTTCAATCCATCACGGATTGCGGAACAAGTTGCCTCAGGAATTGGAATTTTTGCGATTGTTTTTGGATCTTTTCCACTACCGCAAAATAATGCCCGTAATCTATTTATAGGCGTCTCAAGTGGGGTTATTGTTGCGATTATTTACCGCTTTTTCGTGCAACCATATGTGGATGATACCTTTTGGCTCTTGTTGACAATTATACCGTTTCTTTTATTTGGTGGAATTTGTCGAGCTCATCCTAAAACAGCTATTCCGGCGATTGATGCTAATATGGCATTCTTATTTGCAGGTCATATTGGCATGGGAGCCAGTGATGCATTTTCAGTGTTAAGTGCTGACTTTATTTATGTACTTAGTGCTGGGATTATTAGTGGTATGTTTATTTTATTGCCTCGCAAGCCCGATAAGCAAGCACTCAATGCAATTCTCTCTATTCAACGTGACTTGGATCGAATCATTGCTGCACAAGATGCTGTTAATAAAAATTGGTACGAACAATCGACTCGGCAGTTATTACGCTTAATGCTTCATTTAAGTCGAGCGGGTAAAGTTGGTGATAGTGCACCTAATGGCTTACTATCAACATTGAATGTAGGTTACTCCATTACTATGTTACATGCTAAATTGGAACAGCCCAAACTTGATCATACTAGCTACATTCAAATCAAAACAATTCTGTATATTTTATCATTAAAACCGAAAGGTAATTTAACTATCATCAATGAAATCAATAAGCAGATTCAACATATTGAAAATGATCAACTCCGTAGAATAGCTGAAATGCTAGTGGATTCACTCAATGAGAGTCAGCCATTTTTTAATTATATCCGAGAACTTAAAAAGAAAATGGCTTAA
- a CDS encoding IS3 family transposase produces MARYEFIKKQNTLSKRRLFHLFDVSSSGYYAYLKRLPSQRTVFNQQLDKKIETLFEDHRHLYGYRRLHVELLEEGYCLSRERVRRRMHKLHLKAKQRKKYKQTTHSNHNKPVAENILDRHFTMDTPNQAWVCDITYIKVNGQWLYLAIVLALYSRKIIGWAMDTHMESSLVCQALTMALLHRGYPSKVIVHSDRGGQYCSDDYQAILTAYGLTCSMSRKGNCWDNAVAESFFHTLKTEWIYRHKLENMAQAKLMILWYIEVYYNRVRKHSYLNYLSPVQFEEKMI; encoded by the coding sequence ATAGCAAGGTACGAATTTATTAAAAAGCAAAACACGCTATCTAAGCGTCGTTTATTTCATCTATTTGACGTGTCAAGTAGTGGTTACTATGCCTATTTAAAGCGATTACCGTCTCAGAGAACAGTGTTTAATCAGCAGCTTGACAAAAAGATTGAAACACTATTTGAAGATCATCGGCATCTCTATGGTTATCGGCGTTTACATGTCGAACTTTTGGAGGAAGGCTATTGTTTATCACGTGAACGAGTTCGTCGACGAATGCACAAGCTTCACCTTAAAGCAAAACAACGCAAAAAGTATAAACAAACAACGCACAGTAACCACAACAAACCGGTCGCTGAAAATATTTTAGATAGGCACTTTACCATGGACACACCTAATCAAGCTTGGGTATGCGATATAACTTATATTAAAGTGAACGGACAGTGGTTATACCTCGCGATTGTACTTGCTCTCTACTCTCGTAAAATCATAGGCTGGGCGATGGATACGCATATGGAAAGCTCGCTAGTTTGTCAAGCCTTAACTATGGCTTTGCTTCATCGGGGCTATCCGAGTAAAGTGATTGTTCATAGTGACCGTGGTGGCCAGTATTGTTCCGATGATTACCAAGCTATATTAACGGCTTATGGCTTAACGTGTAGTATGAGTCGCAAAGGTAACTGTTGGGATAATGCGGTGGCTGAAAGCTTTTTCCATACCTTAAAAACAGAATGGATTTACCGACACAAACTAGAAAATATGGCACAAGCTAAATTGATGATCTTGTGGTACATTGAGGTTTACTATAACCGAGTAAGAAAACATTCATATTTAAACTATTTATCACCTGTTCAATTTGAAGAAAAAATGATTTAA
- a CDS encoding transposase, with translation MSKKYDPQFKQEAINLALNSEQTYRQTANDLGINYKTFCNWMYQTMNKPTHQAIKSNKKPDYHELERQNKAMKKELELRKKEIDILKKAAQYFASLK, from the coding sequence ATGAGTAAAAAATACGATCCCCAATTTAAACAAGAAGCGATCAATTTAGCCCTAAATAGCGAACAAACTTATCGACAAACAGCCAATGATTTAGGTATAAATTACAAAACATTTTGTAATTGGATGTACCAAACGATGAATAAACCAACCCATCAAGCGATAAAATCAAATAAAAAACCAGACTATCACGAACTTGAGCGTCAAAATAAAGCGATGAAAAAAGAGCTTGAGCTACGTAAAAAGGAGATCGATATCCTAAAAAAGGCCGCTCAGTACTTTGCGAGCCTGAAATAG
- a CDS encoding MFS transporter — MKLSNSSKLLYWKKLIFILTAGWIIIFAYRTLLVPIYPVISQYFGGVTNAQLGYISSCYFLGYVCMQIPSGLLVDKIGRKQILIPSFLIFALGGAIVALSSSLLMVYMGSLIAGIGCGTFYGVAYSFTAKYVPATQKSLATAIVNSGIAMGSSIGLISSSFLVGRGILHWQYLIVILIIFILIMVFVFKRFIMPEEKLINNKQDSQSSSSPLSMNTANISLWRSLSRPPMIAAYILYFSTLYTYYLIDTWLPNFLEVEKGVAATSVGFMSSLAFFSAIPGALFFSYIADVFFKKKIQIIITLEILAMLCLFVAVYSSNTNIVTISIIAYGFFGKLVVEPIIIAWFGQFVSLKRLATTYGVFNFFGMSSAVIVPSLTGYISDIMHSKSYAFYLGITITLTGTLAFYIITKLTHNVKNNATS; from the coding sequence ATGAAACTATCAAACAGTTCCAAACTCCTTTACTGGAAAAAACTTATTTTCATTCTCACCGCTGGTTGGATAATTATTTTTGCTTATCGAACCCTGTTAGTGCCAATTTATCCAGTTATTAGTCAATATTTTGGTGGAGTGACTAATGCCCAATTAGGGTATATCTCTAGTTGCTATTTTCTCGGTTACGTCTGTATGCAAATACCTTCAGGCCTATTAGTTGATAAAATAGGACGCAAGCAGATATTAATTCCGAGTTTTCTAATATTTGCACTTGGTGGTGCTATTGTTGCGTTATCCTCTTCGCTATTAATGGTGTATATGGGTAGCTTAATTGCCGGTATTGGTTGTGGTACATTTTATGGTGTAGCTTATTCATTTACCGCAAAATATGTCCCTGCAACACAAAAAAGTCTCGCGACAGCAATTGTTAATAGTGGCATCGCAATGGGAAGTAGTATTGGTCTTATCTCATCAAGTTTCTTGGTTGGACGAGGTATTTTACACTGGCAATATCTAATCGTAATTTTGATCATTTTTATATTAATTATGGTGTTTGTTTTTAAACGTTTTATTATGCCCGAAGAAAAATTGATCAATAACAAACAAGATAGTCAGTCGAGTTCGTCACCGCTTAGTATGAATACTGCTAATATTAGTTTATGGCGTTCTTTATCTCGTCCACCAATGATTGCGGCATATATTCTTTATTTTTCGACACTATATACCTATTACTTAATTGATACTTGGTTACCTAATTTTTTAGAAGTAGAAAAGGGTGTAGCCGCCACGTCAGTTGGGTTTATGTCGTCATTAGCTTTTTTCTCAGCAATACCTGGTGCACTATTTTTTAGTTATATTGCTGATGTTTTTTTCAAGAAAAAAATTCAGATTATTATTACGTTAGAAATTTTAGCTATGTTATGCTTATTCGTTGCGGTCTATAGCTCGAATACCAATATCGTCACTATCAGTATTATTGCTTATGGTTTTTTTGGTAAGTTAGTCGTGGAACCAATCATTATTGCCTGGTTTGGTCAGTTTGTTTCACTTAAACGTCTAGCGACAACTTATGGTGTATTTAACTTTTTTGGTATGTCTTCAGCCGTCATTGTTCCGTCATTAACCGGATATATCTCAGATATTATGCATAGTAAAAGTTATGCATTCTATTTAGGTATTACAATAACGTTAACGGGAACACTGGCCTTTTATATCATTACAAAACTCACTCATAACGTTAAAAATAACGCCACATCATAA
- a CDS encoding NCS1 family transporter, whose amino-acid sequence MTDNNNASLSQVETLKIDKSLMPRTEKQRNVSPIAYAFMWIGDGVNLGNMTLGASLVVAGLATMNVLQTFFAAIIAILIISVVFTLNDRLGYRTGIPYVVQLRMSFGIKGSIISSLLRGIPGIVWYGFQSWIGATALNEIIKVLSSDTFDNIFICFLILQFVQIVLSLYGFHAVKWVEILISIVILLALIYVFVLLVMNHRDVIVEKWFHTEGTWGLPFFSFVMMFLGNYAAIFLSAADYSRELKPGISNRKRGLLYFIPIVIAYGFVLTIGVMLASATGNSNPVKAFAIVVDNPYITVAVSAFIVLGAIAVNMVANIIPPAYVITLLTKVKYKVAVIITGLLAIASFPWVLVQDSSAKGLGLFILIYSAFLGPIVAILLVEYYILRKQRVNIAELYDEKGPFVGFNKAAVIAMLIGAGAAFCEVSLSWVIGFFVGGISYIILMKYSFKSSPFRKGTIFDK is encoded by the coding sequence ATGACAGATAACAATAATGCCAGCCTTTCTCAAGTGGAAACGTTAAAAATAGACAAATCATTGATGCCAAGAACCGAAAAACAGAGAAATGTTAGTCCGATTGCTTATGCCTTTATGTGGATTGGTGATGGTGTTAACCTTGGTAATATGACCTTGGGGGCTAGTTTAGTTGTTGCTGGGCTCGCAACCATGAATGTACTACAAACATTTTTTGCCGCAATTATTGCTATTCTCATTATCTCGGTTGTTTTTACGTTGAATGATCGCTTGGGCTATCGAACCGGTATTCCTTATGTTGTTCAGTTAAGAATGTCTTTTGGTATTAAAGGTTCAATCATTTCATCTTTGTTACGTGGTATCCCTGGTATCGTGTGGTATGGTTTTCAAAGTTGGATTGGTGCAACGGCATTAAATGAAATTATTAAGGTCTTATCTAGTGATACATTTGATAACATCTTTATCTGTTTTCTTATTTTACAATTTGTACAAATTGTCTTATCGCTATATGGTTTTCATGCTGTTAAATGGGTCGAAATCTTAATTTCGATTGTCATTTTATTAGCGCTTATCTATGTGTTTGTTCTATTAGTGATGAATCATCGAGACGTGATTGTTGAAAAATGGTTCCATACTGAAGGGACTTGGGGATTACCATTTTTTAGTTTTGTGATGATGTTTTTAGGGAATTATGCGGCGATTTTTTTAAGTGCGGCCGATTATTCACGAGAACTCAAACCAGGGATTAGTAACCGTAAAAGAGGGTTGCTCTATTTTATTCCTATCGTTATTGCTTATGGTTTTGTTCTAACAATTGGTGTCATGTTAGCATCAGCAACAGGTAACTCAAATCCAGTTAAAGCCTTTGCAATTGTTGTTGATAATCCTTATATTACCGTTGCAGTTTCTGCATTTATTGTATTAGGTGCAATTGCCGTTAATATGGTTGCCAATATTATCCCTCCTGCTTATGTGATAACGCTTTTAACTAAGGTAAAATATAAAGTAGCTGTTATTATTACAGGATTATTAGCCATTGCGTCATTTCCATGGGTTTTAGTACAAGACTCATCAGCTAAAGGTTTAGGTCTATTTATTTTAATCTATTCAGCCTTTTTAGGACCGATTGTCGCTATTTTATTGGTAGAATATTACATTTTACGTAAACAACGGGTTAATATAGCCGAGCTTTATGATGAAAAAGGGCCATTTGTGGGCTTTAATAAAGCGGCTGTTATTGCCATGTTAATCGGTGCGGGTGCCGCATTTTGTGAAGTCAGTTTATCTTGGGTAATTGGTTTTTTTGTGGGTGGAATTAGCTATATTATTTTGATGAAATATTCATTTAAAAGCTCACCTTTTCGTAAAGGAACAATATTTGATAAATAA
- a CDS encoding LacI family DNA-binding transcriptional regulator, with protein sequence MASLKDVEKLANVSLMTVSRAINEPHKLNEKTLLKVNNAINQLDYVPHISPKIMRGDKSSPLTIGVLALDTATTPFSVEILQAIEKTAQSHNWITFTINLFDTTNLNEAVDTLLSYRPKGIIYTSMGLRKITIPEKLLQQNIVLANCLNDNGNIPCYIPDDFQGQYIAMKKVIEKGYKKPLCIYLSKTSLAGEIRRKAVEKAWLESGYELNDLTTYHLKREKDQTELNYLEVISIIDKHCTTKPNFDIIICGNDRVAFVVYQELLSRGFHIPSDVAVLGYDNMAGVGDLFSPALTTVQLPHYEIGQRAALHIINNEQSKTIIKIESPFLKRDSI encoded by the coding sequence ATGGCCTCATTAAAAGATGTCGAAAAATTAGCCAATGTTTCCCTCATGACCGTTTCTCGGGCTATTAATGAACCACATAAGTTAAATGAAAAAACATTACTTAAAGTTAATAATGCAATCAATCAGTTGGATTATGTTCCGCATATTTCACCTAAAATAATGAGAGGCGATAAATCGTCACCTTTAACCATTGGTGTGCTCGCTTTAGATACAGCAACAACGCCCTTTTCTGTTGAGATTTTACAAGCAATTGAAAAAACGGCTCAATCCCATAATTGGATCACTTTCACAATTAATCTATTTGATACCACTAATCTTAATGAAGCTGTTGATACTTTACTATCTTATCGACCAAAAGGTATTATTTATACCAGTATGGGATTACGTAAGATCACGATCCCAGAAAAACTATTACAACAAAATATCGTACTCGCTAATTGCCTGAATGATAATGGCAATATTCCCTGCTATATTCCTGATGATTTTCAAGGGCAATATATTGCGATGAAAAAAGTAATAGAAAAAGGTTATAAAAAACCATTATGTATCTATTTATCAAAAACATCATTAGCTGGTGAGATTCGTAGAAAAGCTGTTGAAAAAGCGTGGTTAGAATCAGGTTATGAGTTGAATGATTTAACAACTTATCATTTAAAACGTGAAAAAGATCAAACAGAGCTTAACTACCTTGAAGTAATTTCAATTATTGATAAACACTGCACAACAAAGCCAAATTTTGACATTATTATCTGTGGTAATGATCGCGTTGCTTTTGTCGTTTATCAGGAGTTATTATCACGGGGATTTCATATTCCAAGTGATGTCGCAGTGTTAGGCTATGATAATATGGCTGGGGTTGGTGATCTATTCTCACCAGCTTTAACCACTGTACAACTACCACACTATGAAATTGGCCAGCGTGCTGCATTACATATTATTAATAATGAACAGAGTAAAACGATAATAAAAATAGAATCTCCATTTTTAAAGCGAGATTCTATTTAA
- the clcA gene encoding H(+)/Cl(-) exchange transporter ClcA: MDIKRYALLKKRLYFYHKVRSMQERAPIIVLIAAAIIGSLTGFVGVAFQYSVQWVIALRIYITTDFVSSIYLQIILGFIVSGLLASFAYFLVQRFAPESGGSGIPEIEGALANLRPVRWKRVLPVKFIGGLGALGSGMILGREGPTVQIGGNLGKMVADFFHVRGNEYQHTFIAVGAAAGVTAAFNAPLAGILFIIEEMRPQFRYNLTSIKAILVGVIMASVVYQCLIDAKPIFDIGYFKAVPVKSLWLYLFLGGLFGIIGVISNKGILTCQNYFRQFYQRKPTNFVLTGTLLGGLFGILTLTAPYLTGGGFAFITDAVSGHYLFSGLFIIFILRFLGSMICFSSGAPGGIFAPTLALGTVFGVVFGMVMQDLLPNYQIELGACAIIGMGALFASTIRAPLTGIVLVMEMTDNYQLILPMIITCLGSTLMAQMLGGKPLYSQILDGILLRATKREYQKKEEP; the protein is encoded by the coding sequence ATGGATATTAAGCGATATGCCTTGCTGAAAAAACGCCTGTATTTTTATCATAAAGTTCGCTCTATGCAAGAACGCGCCCCTATTATTGTATTAATTGCAGCAGCAATTATTGGTTCATTAACCGGCTTTGTCGGTGTTGCATTTCAATATTCAGTTCAATGGGTCATTGCACTACGTATTTATATTACAACGGATTTTGTCAGCTCTATTTACCTACAAATTATTCTTGGTTTTATCGTATCTGGTTTATTAGCTAGTTTTGCCTATTTTTTAGTACAACGTTTTGCCCCAGAATCCGGAGGTTCGGGGATCCCTGAAATCGAGGGTGCTTTAGCTAATTTAAGACCCGTTCGCTGGAAACGAGTATTACCCGTTAAATTTATTGGTGGTTTGGGCGCATTAGGCTCAGGCATGATTTTAGGACGAGAAGGCCCTACTGTGCAGATCGGTGGTAACTTAGGCAAAATGGTGGCTGACTTTTTTCATGTTAGAGGTAATGAATACCAGCATACCTTTATTGCCGTTGGTGCGGCAGCAGGAGTAACAGCAGCATTCAATGCGCCCTTAGCTGGTATTTTATTTATTATTGAGGAGATGCGTCCACAATTTCGATACAATCTTACTTCAATTAAAGCCATTTTAGTTGGAGTCATCATGGCCAGCGTCGTCTATCAGTGTTTAATTGACGCTAAACCTATTTTTGATATTGGCTATTTTAAGGCTGTTCCCGTCAAATCACTCTGGCTCTATCTCTTTTTAGGTGGTCTATTTGGTATTATTGGTGTGATTTCAAATAAAGGTATTTTGACATGCCAAAACTATTTTCGCCAATTTTATCAACGAAAGCCGACTAACTTTGTCTTAACGGGTACTCTGCTTGGTGGTTTATTTGGTATATTAACTTTAACCGCTCCTTATTTGACGGGAGGCGGTTTTGCATTTATTACCGATGCTGTTTCGGGACATTATCTTTTCAGTGGACTATTCATTATCTTTATTCTGCGCTTTCTTGGTTCTATGATCTGTTTTAGTTCAGGCGCTCCAGGGGGAATTTTTGCACCGACTTTAGCGTTAGGGACCGTTTTTGGTGTTGTATTTGGGATGGTAATGCAAGATCTCTTACCTAATTATCAAATTGAATTAGGTGCATGTGCGATTATCGGGATGGGGGCATTATTTGCTTCAACAATTCGAGCTCCCTTAACTGGGATCGTACTGGTCATGGAAATGACAGATAATTATCAACTCATTTTGCCGATGATTATTACTTGCTTAGGTTCAACATTAATGGCGCAAATGCTTGGTGGAAAACCACTCTATTCTCAAATACTAGATGGAATCTTGTTAAGAGCTACAAAACGTGAATATCAAAAAAAAGAGGAGCCATAA
- a CDS encoding NarK family nitrate/nitrite MFS transporter has product MGKSTQVIEKWIPDDQQFWEQTGKKIANRNLWISIPCLLLGFCVWMLFSIISIHLNEIGFNFSKEQLYLLVAIPSVSGALFRVPYSFVIPIFGGRRWTTFSTIILVLPCIWLGYAVQDLNTPYIIFIIIALLCGLGGANFASSMANISFFYPKSQQGGALGLNGGLGNMGVSVIQLVAALIIFVPALIGDGQQLANGNTIWIQNAAFIWVPFLIIFSVCALVGMNDLSTSKASFKEQAVVLKDGTMWMLSLLYLATFGSFIGFSAGFGILSKTQFPNVDISLLVFAGPLVGAIGRPLGGMLSDKFNGIRMTLVNYLLMIIFVIGAFIMLPGIMSTDGNFLGFYVLFLLLFFTAGFGSGSTYQMIAVVFRQHIFSDSIKAGATNEAANKHAVTMTAAALGFISAIGAMGGFIIPQLFSISTTLFGTASYALIAFLIFYIVCALITKLNYKAQ; this is encoded by the coding sequence ATGGGTAAATCAACACAAGTCATCGAAAAATGGATTCCCGATGACCAACAGTTCTGGGAACAAACCGGTAAAAAAATTGCTAATCGTAATTTATGGATATCAATCCCCTGTTTATTACTAGGGTTCTGCGTTTGGATGTTATTCAGTATTATTTCAATTCATCTAAATGAGATCGGTTTTAATTTTTCTAAAGAACAGCTTTATCTGCTAGTTGCTATCCCTTCAGTATCTGGGGCACTATTCCGAGTACCATACTCTTTTGTTATCCCGATATTTGGCGGACGAAGATGGACCACTTTCAGTACGATTATTCTAGTTCTTCCTTGTATCTGGCTTGGCTATGCGGTACAAGACCTTAATACCCCTTATATTATATTTATTATTATTGCGTTACTTTGTGGTTTAGGTGGTGCTAATTTTGCCTCAAGTATGGCCAATATTAGCTTCTTCTATCCGAAATCTCAACAAGGTGGTGCGCTTGGCTTGAATGGCGGCCTTGGTAATATGGGTGTAAGTGTTATTCAACTTGTAGCAGCTCTAATTATCTTTGTACCAGCGCTAATTGGTGATGGACAACAGTTAGCCAACGGCAACACAATTTGGATTCAAAATGCAGCGTTTATTTGGGTTCCTTTCCTAATTATTTTTTCTGTTTGTGCACTAGTTGGGATGAACGATTTATCAACTTCAAAAGCATCATTTAAAGAACAAGCCGTAGTACTAAAAGACGGTACTATGTGGATGTTAAGTTTACTATACCTTGCAACATTCGGTTCATTTATCGGCTTCTCTGCTGGTTTTGGTATCCTAAGTAAAACTCAATTCCCAAATGTAGATATCAGTTTATTAGTTTTTGCTGGCCCATTAGTGGGAGCAATTGGTCGTCCATTAGGTGGCATGTTATCTGATAAATTTAATGGTATTCGAATGACGCTAGTTAACTATCTACTAATGATTATATTTGTTATTGGTGCATTCATTATGCTACCTGGCATCATGAGCACTGACGGTAACTTCTTAGGTTTCTATGTTCTATTTTTACTACTCTTTTTTACCGCTGGTTTCGGTAGTGGTTCGACATATCAAATGATTGCAGTCGTATTTAGACAACATATTTTTAGCGATAGTATCAAAGCAGGAGCAACGAATGAAGCAGCGAATAAACATGCTGTGACAATGACTGCAGCTGCACTTGGTTTTATCTCTGCAATTGGCGCAATGGGTGGTTTTATTATTCCACAACTGTTTAGTATTTCAACGACCCTATTTGGTACTGCAAGCTATGCACTAATTGCATTTTTAATTTTTTATATTGTCTGCGCACTTATTACGAAACTAAATTATAAAGCGCAATAA